The genomic stretch atatatggttgaattgacaataaaagcttcttgacctTGACCTAAATGTTACAACCACCTCAGCTTTTATTACACAACAACTGTACATCTTCTGTTACCACACTTATTGAAttactttctgtttttaattaattgatccACATACTTTAGTTTTAGTTTGAGGACCAAAAAAACTCTATACATGACCCTAGgtttaatatttgtgtgtgattgAATGAGTGAAGTGTAACACAGAGGCAACGAATACAGGGATAAGAATATTGTGTACAAGTCGATTTTTTTTTGATGCAAACTTTCAGTCTTCAGTCATTACAgtttacactgttacacattaaaaatcaagtgaaaaaaaatccaggtaGAATATCCACCAACATGTGATTCTGAAACATCTAAAGAAGAAACCCATTAGTCCACGAGGAAAGAAAATTAATTGCATTCCCAACAAGTGTCaaaaatcaagaaaataaatgtcCCCTTAACTGCCCATAAAACTCTTTTCTCTAACCTtgattatgaaaaaataaagtatagaattataactttaaaaatattacaagTTCATGTTGCATTGATTTTATAGAATTTactgaatattataataaacaaataatgaaatgatcTGGATGAACAGCATGTATTGAAAATGATAAATGAGAGACGGCTGTAGATCTGCTGATGCTGGATACAGATGATGGACCACAACTTGTCTTCATGTGTCCAGTCTTTGTTTACttaaacagatcttcatggcaaatgagagaaaaaaaaatatagaattatAATAAAGAAGCGGCTTtagaaaaataatgcaataataaactCTGAGACTCACCGTCTTTCAAAGAGCAGATGAAGTTGAGTTTGTAGCTCTCAGGCAGATCGATCCACTGCTGCGTTCCTCCAGCCTGAACTGCTCCACTTCTCTTCTCCTGGCTGCAGTCTTCATTCCAGGTCCCGTACCCCGGAGCCCAGTTCTGATAGCAGATCATCGATCCGTAAACCCAGAACCAGATACGCTGGGCACAGTCGTGATGCAGACCGAGCCACACGTGTTCACTGGAGGCTTTTTGAGCCACGTCCTTCACCCAGAGCTGCATCTCTTCACTGCGAACTGAGACCAGGTCATGATGATTGTTCCTGCAGTAGTTCAGAGCTTCCCACCAGCTCAGATTCTCATTAATCAGGATCAGCGTGTCTGTGTAAATCAAATATTCAGTAGTAACAAAATCCAGATCTAAGTTCTGAATCCAATCTGAACATATGTTTTATCGCAAGGTCCATTTTCTATTGTGTTGATAAAGTGTATTCTAAACAATATCTCATAATCTAAAACAGtatgaataattaatttttaaaaaattgcattttgctgcaaaataattatttttcttactttcatGGCAAATGAATGGGAGTTTTTCGGTGCAGTTGCCGGTATTCCACTGGTGTGGCTTCGACACAACCACTACACCACAGTTAAAATCTCCACTGACATTATTCTGGGTCCAGTATGTGAATAAGGATTTACTCTGATCTGACCAGGTCCAGGAGTCATTGTACAGACCGATCCAAACAGAATAAGAGGACTTTGCAACATTCCAGACCTCCATATACTCAGTTTGGTTCCTCACACTGACCAGGTCGGTGTATTTCTGTCTGCAGTAGATCCGGGCATCATACCAGGTCATTGCCACATTAacaaatatgtatgtattagtgcttgtgttct from Silurus meridionalis isolate SWU-2019-XX chromosome 24, ASM1480568v1, whole genome shotgun sequence encodes the following:
- the LOC124378519 gene encoding macrophage mannose receptor 1-like; translated protein: MQYRRNITDMAHLISLNLLFSACCTGAYVLHVYRFVNENKTWIEAQTYCREKYTDLATINNMTELNKLSDILKDKTAKQAWIGIRRKDTWIWRWSLANEALYGNYTKWSATQPDNWLGMEFCIQMFGDNGLWNDCYCNSLTPFVCYAEKNTSTNTYIFVNVAMTWYDARIYCRQKYTDLVSVRNQTEYMEVWNVAKSSYSVWIGLYNDSWTWSDQSKSLFTYWTQNNVSGDFNCGVVVVSKPHQWNTGNCTEKLPFICHENTLILINENLSWWEALNYCRNNHHDLVSVRSEEMQLWVKDVAQKASSEHVWLGLHHDCAQRIWFWVYGSMICYQNWAPGYGTWNEDCSQEKRSGAVQAGGTQQWIDLPESYKLNFICSLKDDLFK